A single genomic interval of Candidatus Rokuibacteriota bacterium harbors:
- a CDS encoding ABC transporter permease: protein MLAYLLRRLGLAVLTVWAVSVLSFVVIQLPPGDYISSYIAQMTASGSFVSQQEAEALRQQYGLDKPIWVQYMRWMGMVMQGNFGMALEWHRPVSEVIGDRLWLTMAVSGAAILLTWLLALPIGIYSAVRQYSVGDYVATFIGFIGLAVPSFMLALVLMYLGFTLFNMNIGGLFSDEMAQAPWSWAKAWDLIKHLPLPAAILGLAGTAQLIRIMRANLLDELRRPYVVTARARGLGEWRLILKYPVRVALNPFASTIGYLLPYVVSGSIIVSLVLSLPTVGPLLLRALIAQDMFLAGTIVLLLGVLTVIGTLLSDILLMWIDPRIRLEGRK, encoded by the coding sequence ATGCTCGCGTACCTGCTGAGGCGGCTCGGCCTGGCCGTGCTGACAGTCTGGGCCGTCTCCGTGCTGTCGTTCGTCGTCATCCAGCTGCCTCCGGGCGACTACATCAGCTCCTACATCGCCCAGATGACGGCCTCGGGCAGCTTCGTCTCCCAGCAGGAGGCGGAGGCCCTCCGCCAGCAGTACGGCCTCGACAAGCCCATCTGGGTCCAGTACATGCGCTGGATGGGGATGGTGATGCAGGGCAACTTCGGCATGGCGCTCGAGTGGCACCGGCCGGTCTCCGAGGTCATCGGCGACCGGCTGTGGCTGACCATGGCCGTCTCCGGCGCGGCCATCCTCCTGACCTGGCTCTTGGCGCTGCCCATCGGCATCTACTCGGCGGTGCGCCAGTACTCGGTGGGTGACTACGTCGCCACTTTTATCGGCTTCATCGGCCTGGCCGTGCCGTCCTTCATGCTGGCGCTCGTCCTGATGTATCTCGGCTTCACGCTCTTCAACATGAATATCGGTGGCCTCTTCTCAGACGAGATGGCGCAGGCGCCATGGAGTTGGGCCAAGGCATGGGACCTCATCAAGCACCTGCCGCTGCCCGCCGCCATCCTGGGCCTGGCGGGGACGGCCCAGCTGATCCGTATCATGCGCGCGAACCTCCTCGACGAGCTCCGCCGGCCCTATGTGGTGACGGCCCGCGCGCGGGGTTTGGGCGAGTGGCGACTCATCCTCAAGTACCCGGTGCGCGTCGCGCTCAACCCCTTCGCGAGCACCATCGGGTATCTCCTGCCCTATGTCGTTTCGGGCAGCATCATCGTCTCGCTCGTGCTGTCCCTCCCGACTGTCGGGCCGCTCCTGCTCCGCGCGCTGATCGCGCAGGACATGTTCCTGGCCGGCACCATCGTGCTGCTGCTCGGAGTCCTCACGGTCATCGGCACCTTGCTGTCGGACATCCTCCTGATGTGGATCGACCCGAGGATTCGGCTGGAGGGCAGGAAATAG
- a CDS encoding ABC transporter permease, producing the protein MDRPEDSAGGQEIAERDEERISVATQWQLMWWRFRRHRLAMVGTVVVLLFYSSVVFADFLAYADPGASEAQRSLLPPQRIHLFQDGRFAPFVYGLTGKRDPMTFKRVYTPDPDKKIPVRFFARAFEYRFLGLLPTDRHLIGLEGARAEDALFVLGTDEQGRDLWSRLMYGTRTSLSIGLLGVAMSLVLGVVLGGISGLWGGVVDTVIQRVIEILRSIPTIPLWMGLASALPNDWTVMQVYFAITVIISLVGWTELARVVRGRFLSLREEDFVMAAELAGCSRARIIVSHLIPSFLSHIIAATTLAIPAMIISETSLSFLGLGLRPPAISWGVLLQQAQSIQALAISPWLLTASVPVIIVILALNFMGDGLRDAADPYGQ; encoded by the coding sequence GTGGATCGACCCGAGGATTCGGCTGGAGGGCAGGAAATAGCCGAGCGGGACGAGGAGCGGATCTCCGTCGCGACCCAATGGCAGCTCATGTGGTGGCGCTTCCGCCGCCACCGCCTCGCCATGGTGGGCACGGTCGTCGTCTTGCTGTTTTACTCTTCGGTGGTCTTCGCCGACTTCCTCGCGTACGCCGACCCCGGCGCGTCGGAGGCGCAGCGCTCGCTGCTCCCGCCCCAGCGCATCCATCTCTTCCAGGACGGCCGCTTCGCGCCGTTCGTCTATGGACTCACGGGCAAGCGTGACCCGATGACCTTCAAGCGCGTCTATACTCCCGACCCGGACAAGAAGATCCCGGTCCGCTTCTTCGCCCGCGCCTTCGAGTACCGCTTCCTCGGCCTCTTGCCGACCGACCGGCACCTGATCGGCCTCGAGGGGGCGCGGGCCGAGGACGCGCTCTTTGTCCTCGGCACCGACGAGCAGGGGCGCGATCTCTGGTCGCGGCTCATGTACGGTACGCGCACCTCCCTCAGCATCGGTCTCCTGGGCGTCGCCATGAGCCTCGTGCTCGGCGTGGTGCTGGGCGGCATCTCGGGGCTCTGGGGCGGTGTCGTGGACACGGTGATCCAGCGCGTGATCGAGATCCTCCGCTCCATCCCGACCATCCCGCTCTGGATGGGCCTGGCGTCGGCGCTGCCGAATGACTGGACGGTGATGCAGGTCTACTTCGCCATCACGGTCATCATCTCGCTCGTGGGTTGGACCGAGCTGGCGCGGGTGGTGCGGGGGCGCTTCCTCTCGCTCCGCGAGGAGGACTTCGTGATGGCCGCCGAGCTGGCGGGCTGCTCGCGCGCGCGCATCATCGTCAGCCACCTGATCCCGTCTTTTCTCTCCCACATCATCGCAGCGACGACGCTGGCGATTCCCGCCATGATCATCAGCGAGACGTCGCTCTCCTTCCTGGGACTGGGCCTCCGGCCGCCTGCCATCAGCTGGGGGGTGCTGCTCCAGCAGGCTCAGAGCATCCAGGCGCTCGCCATCTCGCCGTGGCTGCTGACGGCCTCCGTGCCGGTCATCATCGTCATCCTGGCGCTCAACTTCATGGGCGACGGCCTCCGCGACGCCGCCGACCCCTACGGCCAGTAG
- a CDS encoding ABC transporter ATP-binding protein has product MPSAARPILEVRDLRTYFFPEEGTVKAVDGAAFDVYPRKTLGIVGESGCGKSVTARSILRIVERPGRIVNGSILLRREGDEAGIDLSRLDPDGRDIRRIRGEEIALIFQEPMTSFSPVHTVGSQIVETIRLHQDVGKREARERAVDMLRRVGVSSPERRVDQYAFELSGGLRQRAMIALALSCHPRILIADEPTTALDVTTQAQILDLLMALQEREGMAIILITHNLGVIAEMCDEVAVMYLGRVVEQGPVDAIFHNPKHPYTRALLRSMPSINARVRSRLPVIEGSIPHPYNRPSGCAFHPRCPDVMPGRCDKEEPATRPVGTAQEAACLLYGEGAR; this is encoded by the coding sequence GTGCCCTCTGCCGCTCGGCCGATCCTGGAGGTGCGCGACCTGCGCACGTACTTCTTTCCGGAAGAGGGCACCGTCAAGGCCGTGGACGGCGCGGCCTTCGACGTCTACCCGCGAAAGACGCTCGGCATCGTCGGCGAGAGCGGCTGCGGCAAGAGCGTGACGGCGCGGTCCATCCTGAGAATCGTCGAGCGGCCCGGGCGCATCGTCAACGGCTCCATTCTCCTGCGCCGCGAGGGCGACGAGGCCGGCATTGACCTAAGCCGGCTCGATCCCGACGGGCGTGACATCCGGCGGATCCGGGGCGAGGAGATCGCCCTGATCTTCCAGGAGCCCATGACCTCGTTCAGCCCCGTCCACACCGTCGGCAGCCAGATCGTCGAGACCATCCGGCTCCACCAGGACGTCGGCAAGCGCGAGGCGCGCGAGCGCGCGGTGGACATGCTCCGCCGGGTCGGCGTGTCCAGCCCCGAGCGGCGCGTGGACCAGTACGCCTTCGAGCTCTCGGGGGGTCTCAGGCAGCGGGCCATGATCGCGCTCGCGCTGTCCTGCCATCCGCGCATCCTGATCGCCGATGAGCCGACCACCGCGCTTGACGTCACCACGCAGGCCCAGATCCTCGACCTCCTCATGGCGCTCCAGGAGCGCGAGGGGATGGCGATCATTCTCATCACCCACAACCTGGGCGTGATCGCGGAGATGTGCGACGAGGTCGCGGTCATGTACCTCGGCCGCGTCGTGGAGCAGGGGCCCGTGGACGCGATCTTCCACAACCCGAAGCATCCGTACACGCGGGCGCTGCTCCGCTCCATGCCGAGCATCAACGCGCGCGTGCGGTCGCGGTTGCCCGTCATCGAAGGCTCGATCCCGCATCCGTACAATCGCCCATCCGGCTGCGCCTTCCATCCGCGCTGCCCGGACGTCATGCCGGGCCGCTGCGACAAGGAGGAGCCGGCCACCCGTCCCGTTGGAACGGCGCAGGAGGCGGCCTGCCTGCTCTACGGTGAGGGAGCGCGATGA